The Carnobacterium sp. 17-4 genome has a window encoding:
- a CDS encoding helix-turn-helix domain-containing protein yields the protein MNEIGEKLKEARKSKGYTLDDLQQMTKIQKRYLIAIEEGNYDVMPGKFYARAFIKQYADTVGLNGDQLLEEYTDAVPHTHDEESVEKISTDQTRVGKNTENAFLTKVQEYLPTILIGIIAVAIIAAIYFAVIKTNNQGDEEMITKESEEITVSSADSTANEESESAMESSESEESEENQGIEIVSSTGSATTYSVTGSSEGSILTLTAAGGDSWISVEADGSTIDAQLITEGSNLETEIPEGTSSLLVIIGNAPATEVNLNGEDISYAPEAENSVRQEIEFQFE from the coding sequence TTGAATGAAATAGGTGAAAAATTAAAAGAAGCAAGAAAATCAAAAGGCTATACATTAGATGATTTGCAACAAATGACTAAAATTCAAAAACGTTACCTAATTGCTATTGAAGAAGGCAACTATGATGTTATGCCGGGGAAATTTTATGCTCGTGCATTTATTAAACAATATGCGGATACTGTTGGCTTAAACGGAGACCAACTATTAGAAGAATATACAGATGCGGTACCTCATACTCATGATGAAGAATCCGTAGAAAAAATTTCTACGGATCAAACCCGTGTTGGAAAGAATACAGAAAATGCATTCTTAACAAAAGTCCAAGAGTATCTACCTACAATTCTAATTGGTATTATAGCTGTAGCTATAATAGCAGCCATTTACTTTGCAGTAATCAAAACGAATAATCAGGGTGATGAAGAAATGATCACCAAAGAATCTGAAGAAATAACTGTTTCTAGTGCAGATTCTACAGCAAATGAAGAGTCTGAATCTGCAATGGAATCCTCAGAATCTGAGGAAAGTGAAGAAAATCAAGGAATAGAAATTGTATCTTCTACTGGATCTGCCACAACTTATTCTGTTACAGGAAGTTCTGAAGGCAGTATTTTAACCTTAACGGCGGCAGGTGGAGATTCTTGGATCAGTGTTGAAGCAGATGGTTCAACAATTGATGCTCAATTAATAACAGAGGGCTCTAATTTAGAAACAGAAATTCCAGAAGGTACTTCATCATTACTGGTTATCATTGGAAATGCTCCTGCAACGGAAGTTAATCTTAATGGCGAAGATATTTCATATGCTCCGGAAGCAGAAAATTCTGTTCGACAAGAAATTGAATTTCAATTTGAGTAA
- a CDS encoding competence/damage-inducible protein A, which produces MNAEIIAVGTELLMGQVVNTNASFLSRELSLLGLDVYHQVVVGDNPKRLLEAIQVAEQRSDLVILSGGLGPTKDDITKQVLAEHLNKKLILDMSTMEKISSYFKNSKRVMTENNRLQAMVIEGSTVLKNETGLAAGMFLKQDKQAFLLLPGPPSELEPMFIKEVRPLLMDGRPNENHLVSRILRFFGIGESQLAAELDDLIEEQKNPTLATYAGKHEVTLRLTANGTTEEACQLLLDKMEAIIQQRIGGYFYGYGEDRRLVNVVTDLLNEQNLTLTAAESLTGGAFQNLITSVSGASNYFKGGIVTYSNEAKTTILGVAKRSIEEFGVVSAECAIEMAKKAQGMFDTDLAISFTGVAGPDKLDNKEVGTVWIGIATKETTFAKEYHFGKGRENNREKSIMSGLELIRRVLLNLPIEQKVL; this is translated from the coding sequence ATGAACGCTGAAATCATAGCAGTTGGAACAGAACTTTTAATGGGACAAGTAGTAAACACCAATGCTTCTTTTCTCTCTCGCGAACTATCGTTATTAGGGTTAGATGTTTATCACCAAGTAGTGGTTGGAGATAATCCGAAACGATTATTAGAAGCAATACAAGTGGCAGAACAAAGAAGTGATCTAGTTATCCTTTCAGGTGGTCTTGGACCTACGAAAGATGACATTACAAAACAAGTATTAGCTGAACATTTAAATAAAAAACTAATTTTAGATATGAGTACTATGGAAAAAATAAGTAGCTATTTTAAAAATAGCAAACGAGTAATGACAGAAAACAATCGATTACAAGCTATGGTAATTGAAGGGTCTACTGTTTTAAAAAATGAAACAGGACTTGCAGCAGGAATGTTTTTAAAACAAGACAAACAAGCTTTTTTATTATTACCAGGCCCACCTAGCGAGTTAGAACCCATGTTTATAAAAGAAGTAAGGCCATTATTAATGGACGGGCGTCCAAATGAAAACCACCTTGTATCAAGAATTTTACGTTTCTTTGGTATTGGAGAATCTCAATTAGCTGCTGAATTAGATGATTTGATTGAAGAGCAAAAAAATCCTACTCTTGCAACGTATGCTGGAAAGCATGAAGTAACCTTGCGTTTAACAGCAAACGGAACCACTGAGGAAGCATGTCAATTATTATTGGATAAGATGGAAGCTATCATCCAGCAACGCATAGGTGGCTATTTTTATGGGTATGGAGAGGATAGACGATTAGTAAATGTAGTTACAGATTTATTAAATGAACAAAATCTGACACTTACAGCAGCTGAGAGCTTGACTGGTGGTGCTTTTCAAAACCTTATAACAAGTGTTTCAGGTGCAAGTAACTATTTCAAAGGTGGAATCGTAACTTATAGTAATGAAGCAAAAACAACTATTTTAGGTGTTGCAAAAAGATCAATTGAAGAGTTTGGTGTAGTCAGTGCTGAGTGTGCAATAGAAATGGCAAAAAAAGCACAAGGAATGTTTGATACAGATTTGGCTATCTCATTTACAGGGGTTGCAGGTCCAGATAAGTTGGATAATAAAGAAGTAGGAACCGTATGGATTGGTATTGCTACTAAAGAAACAACATTTGCTAAAGAATACCATTTTGGTAAAGGGCGTGAAAATAATCGAGAAAAATCGATTATGTCTGGATTAGAATTGATTCGAAGAGTGTTACTAAATTTGCCTATAGAACAAAAAGTTTTGTGA
- the pgsA gene encoding CDP-diacylglycerol--glycerol-3-phosphate 3-phosphatidyltransferase: MNLPNKLTVLRIFMIPIFVIVVLAPFDWGVFQFLGSTIEVTQLVGAVLFALASFTDWLDGKIARDRGLVTNFGKFADPLADKMLVMTALIILVGQDLAPSWVVSIIVCRELAVTGLRLLLVEQGGTVLAADWPGKIKTATQMVAIILLLVDNLPFEGIGLPVASIMLYICLFFTIYSGVDYFVKNSAVFRGPK, from the coding sequence TTGAACTTACCGAATAAGCTTACAGTATTGAGAATATTTATGATTCCAATATTTGTTATTGTAGTATTGGCACCATTTGATTGGGGCGTTTTTCAATTTTTAGGATCAACAATTGAAGTTACACAATTGGTAGGGGCAGTTCTATTTGCTTTAGCAAGTTTTACGGATTGGTTAGACGGTAAAATTGCGCGTGATCGAGGATTAGTAACAAATTTTGGTAAATTTGCCGATCCTTTAGCTGACAAAATGTTGGTAATGACAGCTTTAATTATTCTAGTAGGGCAAGACTTAGCTCCTTCTTGGGTCGTATCTATTATTGTTTGTAGAGAGTTAGCTGTTACTGGATTAAGATTGCTACTGGTGGAGCAAGGCGGAACTGTTTTAGCAGCTGATTGGCCAGGAAAAATCAAAACAGCTACTCAAATGGTTGCCATTATTTTATTACTGGTTGATAATTTACCATTTGAAGGGATAGGTCTGCCAGTGGCTTCTATCATGTTATACATTTGTTTATTCTTTACCATTTATTCTGGTGTAGATTATTTTGTTAAAAATAGTGCAGTATTTAGAGGTCCAAAATAA